One genomic window of Polaromonas sp. SP1 includes the following:
- a CDS encoding NAD(P)-dependent oxidoreductase, whose translation MTTVFVSHPKDKLAHYFGDRAIAALKAIADVRFNGGDTDLSSAELAALAGDCDVIISYRQTVGDEALFAALPRLLAFVRCAIDIRNIDVPAASRHGVLVTQASAGFIPSVSEWIIGVMIDLSRHISATTALYHAGQPVTATMGRELRGATLGVIGYGQISQYLCDVALAFGMRIVVHDPYTPTGRKELEQVELLPLLQQSDYVVCLAAATEATENLMNATTFAAMKPRAFFINASRGNLVDEDALIAALDAGVIAGCAVDVGRAPDQMPSPRVAAHPRVVASPHIGGLTPPAVEHQAMETVAQVAELMQGRAPKGAVNAQQATRWRQATRAPQAA comes from the coding sequence ATGACAACGGTTTTCGTCAGCCACCCCAAAGACAAACTCGCGCATTACTTCGGCGACCGCGCCATCGCTGCGCTCAAAGCGATTGCCGACGTGCGCTTTAACGGCGGCGACACCGATCTCTCGTCCGCCGAGCTGGCGGCGCTGGCCGGCGATTGCGACGTGATCATTTCCTACCGCCAGACGGTGGGTGACGAGGCGCTTTTTGCCGCGCTGCCGCGCCTGCTGGCCTTTGTGCGCTGCGCCATCGACATCCGCAACATCGACGTGCCGGCCGCCAGCCGCCACGGCGTGCTGGTCACGCAGGCCAGCGCGGGCTTTATCCCGTCGGTGAGCGAATGGATCATCGGCGTGATGATCGACCTGAGCCGCCACATCAGCGCAACCACGGCGCTGTACCACGCAGGCCAGCCCGTGACCGCCACCATGGGCCGAGAGCTGCGCGGCGCCACGCTGGGCGTGATCGGCTATGGCCAGATCAGCCAGTATTTGTGCGACGTGGCGCTGGCGTTCGGCATGCGCATCGTGGTGCACGACCCCTACACGCCCACCGGCCGCAAGGAACTGGAGCAGGTCGAGCTGCTGCCGCTGCTGCAGCAGTCCGACTACGTGGTCTGCCTGGCCGCCGCGACCGAGGCCACCGAGAACCTGATGAACGCGACCACCTTTGCCGCGATGAAGCCCCGCGCGTTTTTCATCAACGCCTCGCGCGGCAACCTGGTCGATGAAGACGCGTTGATTGCCGCGCTGGACGCCGGCGTGATCGCCGGCTGCGCCGTCGACGTGGGCCGCGCGCCCGACCAGATGCCGTCGCCCCGCGTGGCCGCACATCCGCGCGTGGTCGCTTCCCCGCACATCGGCGGCCTCACCCCGCCGGCGGTGGAACACCAGGCCATGGAAACCGTGGCGCAGGTGGCCGAGCTGATGCAGGGCCGCGCGCCCAAGGGCGCTGTCAATGCGCAGCAGGCCACGCGCTGGCGGCAGGCCACGCGCGCCCCTCAGGCTGCCTGA
- a CDS encoding LacI family DNA-binding transcriptional regulator: protein MSKIRDVAALAGVSTSTVSNVLNGRANRMAAETLARVEAAIAELKYRPNSTARQLKTGYTPLIGLLVPSMANPMYGFIAREIETLAQERYGFRIMIGNTYRDKDKELRFFDDLLAHGVRGVIIISSLIDEQHVEAAAERGLVMVSYDRRATPGMTSIIDHVTVDSFESARIATQHLIDMGHRRLAFVTPAGRTMSRNEKIAGFTAAAKAAGLEATARVVEGTPVDEYGDSMMSEVGRAQAGLLAQLADRPTGVIGVNDLMAFGLMAGFRDAGLAVPEDVSVIGIDNVFLSTLMHPAMTSVRLPVPEMAQVMVERVMSRLADPAIATQEFIFQPTLMARDSVAKYTPGKR, encoded by the coding sequence GTGAGCAAGATCCGAGATGTCGCCGCCCTGGCGGGTGTGTCCACCAGCACCGTGTCCAACGTGCTCAACGGCCGTGCCAACCGCATGGCCGCCGAGACGCTGGCACGGGTGGAGGCCGCGATTGCCGAGCTGAAGTACCGGCCCAACTCCACGGCGCGCCAGCTCAAGACCGGCTACACGCCGCTGATCGGTTTGCTGGTGCCGTCCATGGCCAACCCGATGTACGGTTTTATCGCGCGCGAGATCGAAACCCTGGCGCAGGAGCGCTACGGCTTTCGCATCATGATCGGCAACACCTACCGCGACAAGGACAAGGAGCTGCGCTTCTTCGACGACCTGCTGGCCCACGGTGTGCGCGGCGTGATCATCATTTCCTCATTGATCGACGAGCAGCACGTGGAGGCCGCCGCCGAGCGCGGCCTGGTGATGGTGAGCTACGACCGGCGCGCCACGCCGGGCATGACCTCCATCATCGATCACGTGACGGTCGACAGTTTTGAGTCCGCCCGCATTGCGACGCAGCACCTGATCGACATGGGCCACCGGCGCCTGGCGTTTGTCACGCCGGCCGGCCGCACCATGAGCCGTAATGAAAAAATCGCCGGCTTCACGGCCGCCGCCAAAGCCGCAGGGCTGGAGGCGACCGCCCGCGTGGTCGAAGGCACGCCGGTCGACGAATACGGCGACTCGATGATGAGCGAAGTGGGCCGCGCGCAGGCAGGTTTGCTGGCCCAGCTGGCTGACCGGCCCACCGGCGTGATCGGCGTCAACGACCTGATGGCCTTCGGCCTGATGGCGGGCTTTCGCGATGCCGGTTTGGCCGTGCCCGAAGATGTGTCGGTGATCGGCATCGACAACGTGTTTCTTTCCACGCTGATGCACCCGGCCATGACCAGCGTGCGCCTGCCGGTGCCCGAGATGGCGCAGGTAATGGTCGAGCGCGTGATGAGCCGGCTGGCCGACCCGGCCATCGCCACGCAGGAGTTCATCTTCCAGCCCACGCTGATGGCGCGTGATTCGGTCGCGAAATACACGCCCGGCAAGCGCTGA
- the uvrA gene encoding excinuclease ABC subunit UvrA, which produces MNSPDDSKYLASQAAEGRHVAEPAGRYLAQALAAQRISIRGARTHNLKNIDLDIPRNQLVVITGLSGSGKSSLAFDTLYAEGQRRYVESLSTYARQFLQLMDKPDVDMIEGLSPAISIEQKATSHNPRSTVGTVTEIHDYLRLLFARAGTPFCPIHDLPLQAQSVSEMVDTVLALPEDTKLMILAPVARDRKGEFVDVFAEMQSQGYVRFRVDGTAYEYDDLPKLKKTEKHNIDVVIDRIKVRADMQQRLAESFEAALRLADGKAIALEMDTDKEHLFSARFSCPVCDYSLSEMEPRLFSFNSPVGACPTCDGLGHMEFFDPARVVAFPSLSLASGAVKGWDRRNGYYFSMLESLAKHYKFDIDTAFEDLPENVQQVVLHGSGEEEIKFSYVMDSGNFAGKKITKKHPFEGVITNFERRYRDTDSAAVREELARYRSVQPCPDCEGTRLRTEARHVYLVGAPEDGSDPLARSHRKAIYEISHATLRESFDYFNALKMQGAKAEIAAKVVREIGLRLKFLNDVGLNYLSLDRSAETLSGGESQRIRLASQIGSGLTGVMYVLDEPSIGLHQRDNDRLIGTLKHLRDIGNSVLVVEHDEDMIRAADHVIDMGPGAGIHGGRVMAQGTFEEVRDNPASLTGQYLAQTLKIAVPQRRTPWLPTVKAVEAAEKKKVSRFPQSPAAERRAAREAVHQATLGDMQALRVINATGHNLKGVSVEFPVGLLTCVTGVSGSGKSTLVNDTLYAAVARTLYRAHEEPAAHEAIEGIEHFDKVINVDQSPIGRTPRSNPATYTGLFTPIRELMAEMNTARERGYGAGRFSFNVAGGRCEACQGDGVVKVEMHFLPDVYVPCDVCKGMRYNRETLEVQYKGKNIAQILDLTVEVAAEFFKAVPTISRKLHTLLDVGLSYIKLGQAATTLSGGEAQRVKLALELSKRDTGRTLYILDEPTTGLHFADIDLLLKVLHQLRDAGNTIVVIEHNLDVIKTADWLVDMGPEGGAGGGTVVGVGTPEDIAANPASHTGRYLARLL; this is translated from the coding sequence TTGAACTCTCCCGACGACAGCAAATACCTCGCTTCCCAGGCCGCAGAAGGCCGGCATGTGGCTGAGCCTGCAGGCCGTTATCTGGCGCAGGCCCTGGCGGCGCAACGCATCAGCATTCGCGGGGCACGCACGCACAACCTCAAGAACATTGACCTGGACATCCCGCGCAACCAGCTGGTGGTCATCACCGGGCTGAGCGGGTCGGGCAAGTCAAGCCTGGCCTTCGACACGCTGTACGCCGAAGGCCAGCGCCGCTACGTCGAAAGCCTCTCCACCTACGCCCGCCAGTTTTTGCAGCTGATGGACAAGCCCGACGTTGACATGATCGAGGGCCTGTCGCCCGCGATCTCCATCGAGCAAAAGGCGACCTCGCACAACCCGCGCTCCACCGTCGGCACGGTGACCGAGATCCACGACTACCTGCGCCTCTTGTTTGCCCGCGCCGGCACGCCGTTTTGCCCGATTCACGACTTGCCGCTGCAGGCGCAAAGCGTCAGCGAGATGGTCGACACCGTGCTGGCCCTGCCCGAAGACACCAAGCTGATGATCCTGGCGCCGGTGGCGCGCGACCGCAAGGGCGAGTTTGTGGACGTGTTTGCCGAGATGCAGTCGCAAGGTTATGTGCGCTTTCGCGTCGACGGCACGGCGTATGAGTACGACGACCTGCCCAAGCTCAAGAAAACCGAGAAGCACAACATCGACGTGGTGATTGACCGCATCAAGGTGCGCGCCGACATGCAGCAGCGCCTGGCCGAAAGCTTTGAAGCCGCGCTGCGCCTGGCCGACGGCAAGGCGATTGCGCTGGAAATGGACACGGACAAAGAGCATCTCTTCAGCGCCAGGTTTTCCTGCCCGGTATGCGACTACTCACTCAGCGAGATGGAGCCGCGGCTCTTCTCGTTCAACTCGCCCGTCGGCGCCTGCCCGACCTGCGACGGCCTGGGCCACATGGAGTTTTTCGACCCGGCGCGCGTGGTGGCATTCCCCTCATTGAGCCTGGCCAGCGGCGCCGTCAAGGGGTGGGACCGCCGCAACGGCTATTACTTCTCGATGCTCGAGAGCCTGGCCAAGCATTACAAGTTCGACATCGACACGGCCTTTGAAGACCTGCCCGAGAACGTGCAGCAAGTGGTGCTGCACGGTTCGGGCGAGGAAGAAATCAAGTTCAGCTATGTGATGGACTCGGGCAACTTCGCCGGCAAGAAGATCACCAAGAAGCATCCCTTCGAAGGCGTGATCACCAACTTCGAGCGCCGCTACCGCGACACCGACTCCGCTGCCGTGCGCGAGGAACTCGCCCGCTACCGCAGCGTGCAGCCCTGCCCCGATTGCGAAGGCACGCGCCTGCGCACCGAAGCGCGCCACGTGTACCTGGTGGGCGCGCCGGAAGACGGCAGCGATCCCCTGGCGCGCAGCCACCGCAAGGCGATTTATGAAATCAGCCACGCCACGCTGCGCGAAAGCTTCGACTATTTCAACGCGCTGAAGATGCAGGGCGCCAAGGCCGAGATTGCCGCCAAGGTGGTGCGCGAGATCGGCCTGCGCCTGAAATTCCTCAACGACGTCGGCCTCAATTACCTGAGCCTGGACCGCAGCGCCGAGACACTCTCGGGCGGCGAGTCGCAGCGCATCCGCCTGGCCTCGCAAATCGGCTCGGGCCTGACGGGCGTGATGTATGTGCTCGACGAGCCCAGCATCGGCCTGCACCAGCGCGACAACGACCGCCTGATCGGTACCCTCAAACATTTGCGCGACATCGGCAACAGCGTGCTGGTGGTCGAGCATGACGAAGACATGATCCGCGCCGCCGACCACGTGATCGACATGGGCCCGGGCGCCGGCATCCACGGCGGGCGCGTGATGGCGCAGGGCACGTTTGAAGAAGTGCGGGACAACCCCGCCTCGCTGACCGGCCAGTACCTGGCCCAGACGCTGAAGATCGCCGTGCCCCAACGCCGCACGCCCTGGCTGCCGACGGTCAAAGCGGTGGAAGCGGCCGAGAAGAAAAAAGTCTCGCGCTTTCCGCAAAGCCCGGCCGCCGAGCGCCGCGCCGCACGCGAAGCCGTGCACCAGGCCACGCTGGGCGACATGCAGGCGCTGCGCGTCATCAACGCCACCGGCCACAACCTCAAGGGCGTGAGTGTCGAATTCCCGGTGGGCCTGCTCACCTGCGTGACCGGCGTCTCCGGCTCCGGCAAGTCCACGCTGGTCAACGACACGCTGTACGCCGCAGTGGCGCGCACGCTGTACCGCGCGCATGAAGAGCCCGCGGCCCACGAAGCGATTGAAGGCATCGAGCATTTCGACAAGGTCATCAACGTCGACCAGTCGCCCATCGGCCGCACGCCGCGCAGCAACCCGGCCACCTACACCGGCCTCTTCACGCCGATTCGCGAGCTGATGGCCGAGATGAACACCGCGCGCGAACGCGGCTACGGCGCCGGGCGCTTCAGCTTTAACGTGGCCGGCGGCCGCTGCGAAGCCTGCCAGGGCGACGGCGTGGTGAAGGTCGAAATGCACTTTTTGCCCGACGTGTATGTGCCCTGCGATGTCTGCAAGGGCATGCGCTACAACCGCGAAACCCTCGAGGTGCAATACAAGGGCAAAAACATCGCGCAGATCCTCGATTTGACCGTCGAGGTGGCCGCCGAGTTCTTCAAGGCCGTGCCCACCATCTCGCGCAAGCTGCACACGCTGCTGGATGTGGGCCTGTCTTACATCAAGCTGGGCCAGGCCGCGACGACGCTGTCGGGCGGCGAGGCGCAACGCGTCAAGCTCGCGCTGGAGCTGAGCAAACGCGACACCGGCCGCACGCTCTACATCCTGGACGAGCCGACCACCGGCCTGCACTTTGCCGACATCGACCTGCTGCTCAAGGTGCTGCACCAGCTGCGCGATGCCGGCAACACGATTGTGGTGATCGAGCACAACCTGGACGTCATCAAGACCGCCGACTGGCTGGTCGACATGGGCCCCGAAGGCGGGGCCGGTGGCGGCACGGTGGTGGGCGTGGGCACACCCGAAGACATCGCCGCCAACCCGGCCAGCCACACCGGCCGCTACCTGGCCCGCCTGCTGTAA
- a CDS encoding DMT family transporter — translation MNSSTFFTQRKVVFLLASLCCLLWGSAYPAIKNGYALFHIAANDIPSKLVFAGWRFVFAGLVLLVFAALSKKPVFKLDRRTFGQVTLVGLTQTSLQYVFFYIGLAYATGVKSSIMNATGTFFSVLLAHYIYKNDRLSFNKVLGCVVGFAGVMVVNFSEGLLTFDFTLLGEGFVVIAAFVLSAASIYGKKVSQRVDSVVLTGWQLAIGGLALLLIGFATGGTLTGFTLKSTLLMVYLVVLSSAAFSLWTILLKYNRVSMITVFNFMVPIFGTLLSAVFLEESFLEWKNGLALLLVCYGIWLVTKEEKVAG, via the coding sequence TTGAACAGCTCCACCTTTTTCACCCAGCGCAAAGTCGTTTTCCTGCTGGCCTCGCTGTGCTGCCTGCTCTGGGGCAGCGCCTACCCGGCCATCAAGAACGGCTACGCGCTGTTCCATATCGCCGCCAACGACATTCCGTCCAAGCTGGTGTTTGCCGGCTGGCGTTTTGTATTTGCCGGCCTGGTGCTGCTGGTGTTTGCCGCACTCAGCAAAAAGCCGGTGTTCAAGCTGGACCGCCGCACCTTCGGGCAGGTGACGCTGGTGGGCCTGACGCAGACGAGCCTGCAATACGTGTTCTTCTACATCGGCCTGGCGTATGCCACGGGTGTGAAGAGTTCGATCATGAATGCGACGGGCACTTTTTTCAGCGTGCTGCTGGCGCACTACATCTACAAGAACGACCGGCTCAGTTTTAACAAGGTGCTGGGCTGCGTGGTCGGTTTTGCCGGCGTGATGGTGGTGAACTTCAGCGAAGGTTTGCTGACCTTCGACTTCACGCTGCTGGGCGAGGGCTTTGTGGTGATCGCCGCCTTTGTGCTGTCGGCCGCCAGCATCTACGGAAAGAAGGTGTCGCAGCGCGTGGACTCGGTGGTGCTGACGGGCTGGCAACTGGCGATTGGCGGCCTGGCCTTGTTGCTGATCGGCTTTGCCACTGGCGGCACGCTGACGGGCTTCACGCTGAAGTCGACCTTGCTGATGGTCTACCTGGTGGTGTTGTCGTCGGCAGCGTTTTCACTGTGGACGATTTTGCTGAAATACAACCGGGTGAGCATGATCACGGTGTTCAACTTCATGGTGCCGATTTTCGGGACGCTGCTGTCGGCGGTGTTCCTGGAGGAGAGTTTTCTGGAGTGGAAGAACGGCTTGGCCTTGTTGCTGGTTTGTTATGGGATCTGGTTGGTGACGAAGGAGGAGAAGGTTGCGGGTTGA
- a CDS encoding MFS transporter, with amino-acid sequence MTATERRASASLASIFALRMLGLFLVLPVFALEAAKYPGGDDPARVGLAMGIYGLTQGLLQIPFGIASDWWGRKRVIISGLVVFALGSLVAAWAPDLHWLIAGRSLQGAGAISAAVTALLADSTRDEVRTKAMALVGGSIALMFALSLVVAPLLGGLIGLHGLFALTGALALGGIAVVIWWVPPEPVEHANRPRGSVAEVLKDAALLRLDFGVFILHAVQLAMWVAIPALLVGAGLDKASHWQVYLPAVLASFVVMGMTLFPLEKRGYLRAVFLGAVGLIGLVQLGLLWVASATPGLGLLAGLLFLFFCGFNVLEATQPSLASRVAPAHARGAALGVYNTLQSLGFFAGGAVGGWITKTHGAEGLFAVCGGLMLLWLAVAWPMKAPSRHGAASVTDNPNAAPGHPVKL; translated from the coding sequence ATGACCGCTACCGAGCGGCGCGCCAGCGCCTCGCTGGCGTCGATTTTTGCGCTGCGCATGCTGGGCCTTTTCCTGGTGCTGCCGGTGTTTGCGCTGGAGGCGGCCAAATACCCCGGCGGCGATGACCCGGCGCGGGTTGGGCTGGCCATGGGCATTTACGGCCTGACGCAAGGCCTTTTGCAGATTCCGTTCGGCATCGCCTCGGACTGGTGGGGCCGAAAACGCGTGATTATTTCCGGCCTGGTGGTTTTTGCGCTGGGCAGCCTGGTGGCGGCCTGGGCGCCCGACCTTCACTGGCTGATTGCCGGCCGCTCACTGCAGGGCGCGGGCGCCATTTCGGCCGCTGTCACCGCGCTGCTGGCCGACTCCACCCGGGACGAGGTGCGCACCAAGGCCATGGCCCTGGTGGGTGGCAGCATTGCCTTGATGTTTGCGCTCTCGCTGGTGGTGGCGCCGCTGCTGGGCGGCCTCATCGGCCTGCATGGCCTGTTTGCCCTGACCGGCGCCCTGGCGCTGGGTGGCATTGCCGTGGTGATCTGGTGGGTGCCGCCCGAGCCGGTGGAGCACGCCAACCGCCCGCGCGGCAGTGTGGCCGAAGTCCTGAAAGATGCGGCCCTGCTGCGGCTGGACTTTGGCGTTTTTATCCTCCACGCCGTGCAACTGGCCATGTGGGTCGCCATTCCGGCCCTGCTGGTGGGCGCCGGGCTGGACAAGGCCAGCCACTGGCAGGTGTACCTGCCGGCGGTGCTGGCCTCATTTGTGGTGATGGGCATGACGCTGTTTCCGCTGGAAAAGCGCGGCTACCTGCGGGCCGTGTTCCTGGGCGCGGTAGGCCTGATCGGGCTGGTGCAGCTGGGCCTGCTCTGGGTGGCTTCGGCGACACCCGGCCTGGGCTTGCTGGCGGGCTTGCTGTTCCTGTTTTTCTGCGGCTTCAATGTGCTGGAGGCCACGCAGCCCAGTCTTGCATCGCGCGTGGCGCCGGCGCATGCGCGCGGTGCGGCGCTGGGGGTCTACAACACCCTGCAGTCGCTGGGCTTTTTTGCCGGTGGGGCGGTCGGCGGCTGGATCACCAAGACGCACGGCGCCGAGGGGCTTTTTGCAGTCTGCGGCGGCCTGATGCTGCTGTGGCTCGCGGTGGCCTGGCCCATGAAGGCGCCCAGCCGGCATGGGGCTGCGTCTGTTACAGACAACCCTAATGCCGCACCGGGCCACCCAGTTAAACTCTAA
- a CDS encoding DUF2917 domain-containing protein: MKTNTLHGGTRLLAPGQALRLPRAGGELTVLRGRLWLTRNHDLGDHFIEAGQRVWLDAGENAVVESAGRQKQQGASLHWEPCRQGVFSALLAGPLNGTAFLALLAARAFMALGRSAAAGAIRARGRRETSDCHAVFIALERGGAAQPAAFKGQRP, encoded by the coding sequence ATGAAGACAAACACCTTGCACGGCGGAACCCGGCTGCTGGCGCCCGGCCAGGCGCTGCGCCTGCCCCGCGCGGGCGGCGAACTGACGGTGCTGCGCGGCCGGCTCTGGCTGACGCGCAACCACGACCTGGGCGACCACTTCATCGAAGCGGGGCAACGCGTGTGGCTGGACGCCGGCGAGAACGCAGTGGTTGAATCAGCAGGAAGGCAAAAGCAGCAAGGCGCCAGCCTGCACTGGGAGCCCTGCCGGCAAGGGGTTTTCAGCGCCCTGCTCGCCGGGCCGCTGAACGGCACGGCCTTCCTTGCGCTGCTGGCGGCCCGCGCTTTCATGGCGCTGGGACGCAGCGCCGCAGCGGGCGCCATCCGGGCGCGCGGCCGCCGCGAGACCAGCGACTGCCATGCGGTGTTCATCGCGCTGGAGCGTGGCGGTGCAGCGCAGCCTGCGGCCTTCAAAGGCCAGCGCCCCTAA
- the ssb gene encoding single-stranded DNA-binding protein, whose product MASVNKVIVVGNLGRDPEMRTFPSGDQVANVTIATTDKWKDKQSGEMKEATEWHRVVFNGRLAEIVGQYLRKGSQVYVEGSLRTRKWTDKDGIEKFTTEIRADQMQMLGSRQGMGGPGGDDGGGYEAPRQSAPARAPAAAAPRQAPAASKAASGFDDMDDDIPF is encoded by the coding sequence ATGGCATCCGTCAATAAAGTCATCGTCGTCGGCAATCTCGGCCGCGACCCCGAAATGCGCACTTTCCCGAGCGGCGACCAGGTCGCCAACGTCACCATTGCCACCACCGACAAATGGAAAGACAAACAAAGCGGCGAAATGAAAGAAGCCACCGAATGGCACCGCGTGGTGTTCAACGGTCGCCTGGCCGAGATCGTCGGCCAGTACCTGCGCAAGGGCTCGCAGGTGTACGTTGAAGGCAGCCTGCGCACGCGCAAGTGGACCGACAAGGACGGCATCGAAAAATTCACCACTGAAATCCGCGCCGACCAGATGCAGATGCTGGGCAGCCGCCAGGGCATGGGCGGCCCCGGCGGTGACGACGGCGGCGGCTACGAAGCCCCGCGCCAGTCCGCACCGGCACGCGCACCTGCCGCAGCCGCACCCCGGCAGGCGCCAGCGGCCTCCAAGGCTGCCAGCGGTTTCGACGACATGGACGACGATATTCCGTTCTGA
- a CDS encoding amidohydrolase encodes MQATQNTTYAGACDCHVHIYEDKYPMVPNVAWVPPHLPVSTYREVQKALGLSRAVIVQPSAYGFDNSCTLDAVAQLGEAGRGIALVQPDVPDAELKRLDDGGICGVRYMMINPVLGWESLEPMAARLAVMDWMINLQLDGRNFPEHEEVLKRLPCKLVIDHNGKFLEPVKPDHPSFQSLLRVLDTGNVWIKLSAPYETSKVGAPGYDDVSLIARTLAEKFPERCLWASNWPHPGRNPPPSEVDLYDLLFSWVSSDAVRRKILVDNPAGLYGF; translated from the coding sequence ATGCAAGCCACCCAGAACACGACCTACGCCGGCGCGTGCGACTGCCACGTCCACATCTACGAAGACAAATACCCCATGGTGCCCAACGTCGCCTGGGTGCCGCCCCATTTGCCGGTGTCGACGTACCGCGAAGTGCAAAAGGCCCTGGGCCTGAGCCGCGCCGTCATCGTGCAGCCTTCGGCCTATGGTTTTGACAACAGCTGCACGCTGGATGCGGTGGCGCAACTGGGCGAGGCCGGCCGCGGCATCGCGCTGGTGCAGCCGGATGTGCCGGACGCCGAACTCAAGCGGCTGGACGACGGCGGCATCTGCGGCGTGCGCTACATGATGATCAACCCGGTGCTGGGCTGGGAGTCGCTTGAGCCCATGGCCGCGCGCCTGGCGGTGATGGACTGGATGATCAACCTGCAGCTCGATGGCCGCAATTTCCCCGAGCATGAAGAGGTGCTCAAGCGCCTGCCCTGCAAGCTGGTGATCGACCACAACGGCAAGTTCCTCGAACCCGTCAAACCCGACCATCCTTCGTTCCAGTCGCTGCTGCGGGTGCTGGACACGGGCAATGTGTGGATCAAGTTGTCGGCGCCGTATGAGACCTCCAAGGTCGGTGCGCCCGGGTACGACGACGTGAGCCTGATCGCCCGCACCCTGGCGGAGAAATTTCCCGAACGCTGCCTCTGGGCGAGCAACTGGCCGCATCCGGGCCGCAACCCGCCACCGTCGGAAGTGGATTTGTACGATTTGCTGTTTTCGTGGGTGTCGTCGGATGCGGTGCGGCGCAAGATTCTTGTCGACAACCCGGCGGGGTTGTACGGGTTTTGA